A genomic segment from Acidobacteriota bacterium encodes:
- a CDS encoding sigma-54 dependent transcriptional regulator has protein sequence MNVLIVDDDRASREVCREVASGLGFIPHLVPDALAAYETLEQQPIDVVLLDLRSPDGSGLEVLREIKQRRPQAEVVLMTGFATVQNAVLAMRFGAYDYLTKPFERERLRLLLERVKGHVKILGENRVLRAKLRSKDGFANIVGASPEMEKLYRIISKVAVSAHPVLVLGESGTGKELVARAIHSSGPHRDKPFLPVDCGSLVPTLIESELFGHVKGAFTGASRTKQGLLEIAQGGTVFLDEIGELPIDLQSKLLRALQEKEIRPVGSTRRVPINARILAASNRNLEAACAQGTFRKDLFFRLAVVNLRIPPLRERKQDIPLLVGRFLERMSRAAGVERTISDNALQRLMGYDWPGNVRELENCLERACALSSGPIVHLGDLPTALQNSEMFLTAMPTATPAAAGGPQIVPMAELEKQAILATIRVFNGDKLEAARRLGIGKTTLYRKLKEYGTLL, from the coding sequence TTGAACGTTTTGATCGTGGATGACGATCGCGCCTCCCGCGAGGTATGCCGCGAGGTCGCCAGTGGGCTGGGCTTCATTCCGCACCTGGTGCCGGATGCGCTCGCCGCCTACGAGACCCTGGAACAGCAACCCATCGACGTGGTGCTGCTCGACCTGCGGTCGCCCGATGGCAGCGGCCTCGAGGTGCTGCGCGAGATCAAACAGCGCCGGCCGCAAGCGGAAGTGGTCCTGATGACCGGCTTTGCTACGGTCCAGAACGCGGTGCTGGCCATGCGCTTTGGCGCTTATGACTACCTCACCAAGCCGTTCGAGCGGGAGCGGCTGCGCTTGCTGCTCGAGCGAGTGAAGGGGCACGTGAAGATCCTGGGCGAGAACCGTGTACTGCGCGCGAAGCTGCGCTCAAAAGACGGCTTTGCCAACATCGTGGGCGCTTCTCCGGAGATGGAGAAGCTCTACCGCATCATCTCGAAAGTCGCGGTCAGCGCGCATCCGGTGCTGGTGCTGGGCGAGAGTGGGACCGGGAAGGAGTTGGTGGCGCGCGCCATCCATAGTTCTGGCCCGCACCGCGACAAGCCTTTTCTTCCGGTGGATTGCGGCTCGCTCGTCCCCACCCTGATCGAGAGCGAGCTGTTCGGGCACGTGAAGGGCGCGTTCACCGGAGCTTCGCGCACCAAGCAAGGCCTGCTCGAGATCGCGCAGGGTGGCACCGTGTTCCTCGATGAGATCGGCGAACTGCCCATCGACTTGCAATCGAAGCTGCTGCGCGCGCTGCAGGAGAAAGAGATCCGTCCCGTGGGCAGCACGCGGCGCGTGCCCATCAACGCCCGCATCCTCGCGGCCAGCAATCGCAACCTCGAGGCTGCGTGCGCGCAAGGCACCTTCCGCAAAGACCTGTTCTTCCGCCTGGCGGTGGTGAACCTGCGCATTCCGCCGCTGCGCGAGCGCAAGCAGGATATCCCGCTGCTGGTCGGCCGCTTCCTCGAGCGCATGTCGCGCGCCGCGGGCGTGGAGCGCACCATCAGCGATAATGCGCTGCAAAGGCTGATGGGTTATGACTGGCCCGGCAACGTCCGCGAGCTGGAGAATTGCCTGGAGCGCGCCTGTGCGCTGAGCTCCGGCCCGATCGTCCATCTCGGCGACCTGCCAACCGCGTTGCAGAATTCGGAGATGTTCCTCACCGCCATGCCCACCGCCACGCCCGCCGCCGCCGGTGGCCCGCAGATCGTCCCCATGGCCGAACTTGAAAAACAGGCGATCCTGGCGACCATCCGCGTTTTCAACGGCGACAAGCTCGAGGCCGCCCGCCGCCTCGGTATCGG